tttaaaaaacacaaacatcacgATACCCAGATCCTCATAGAATTAACCCTGAAATACTAATGTGTAGAAAATGTGTTTGAATAATTCAGATTACATCTTCACATTTTGATACATTTGGACATTATCCTATAAATtatagattaaataaatacacaactgAATATTATTTCAAGGTGATAATTTATACCAAATCAGTATTACATACTTGTCTCATCAGCTGCACAACATGAAAGCTTGGGCAGTAGCACATGATTTTGTCTCCATCACCTGTAGCTGCAGAGAGAAAGAATATATACAGTAGGTATATTCTACAAGTGTAAAGTGTGAAGTCTCCAAAGGATCTGTATACTGCATGTTTAATAGTACTGTGTGATATTTACTGAGAAATAATGCATTTGTACAAGAACAAGCTCagatgcaaagtaaaaaaaattataataataattacctgCTGCAGCACCCACCTGAAAATACAGAGAACAAGGTTGTAAAGAAACTTGTCATACTTGtacaaattaatacatttgaCAGTACAGAATTAGGCTATGAGCTGAATGATTAAATCCCTGCAAAGCTTATTAAATGACCTATAAAGCTGCACAACTTACTTTATGGTCAGCGTATAGCCCACAGCCTGGAAGTGGAGAatctcccacccgccctggtgcTTTGAAGGGAGCTCCTGATGTGGAAACTCCTGcacaatgtgtgtttatttaggcACATACAAATGTTTGTTGtaaaataactgaatttatatGTAAATACTTGGCAAATGTCCATTCTGTATTATAAGACTCATATCCATAATTGTATCATTTTCGAATAGTTAAATATGAACGTACTACATCagatcaatatttttattaataaagcttATGTaggaaatgtaaacattttcaacCTTACCTACTGTTATGTTACCACTTAGATCAAGAGCTATAAGACCTGAGAAAGTAAACAAGATTAAATAATCACAAAATGttactgttatatatattttttacattaggCCATACTTGGTTGAGAAATTATTTTGTCTGCCAAATTCACAACCTAGTTGAGTCatcttaacttaaaaaaaaagagtttggcCCAGATATGATTTCCTCATCGAGAAAGCTTTCACATTATATTAATCTCTTACCTATTGTATCATGCCCACCTCTGAccagtttatttttttcaaggTACTCCTTTTGGAatacataaaaagaaacaaagaaaaatgtcattaaaatcaaTTAGAAATTATGTGTTCTTTCTAGGGATTGAAATAACAAGTATTCTATATTGTGCGTGTGGGTGTGTGAATGAATACCCGGTAAGCAGTAGCTGAATGGTCGGAAAGCATATTGGCATTGGGTTCAGATGTAAAACCCAATTCCTGAGCAAATGCTTCTGCTCCATCTCCAACAAGCAAACTGTGAGGACTCTTCTCCATTACTTTGCGAGCTACACGGCATGGCTGTGCAATTCTAGCAATGAAAACACAAGCATACAAGATGGTTCAGGGCCAGATGGCATGGAAATTAACCTTTTttcatcctctttttttttttttcaaacagtgcATGACAAATGAAAGCATTGTACTCTGGAGGCATTTTGTTACATGTAAGGAATCCCCCTGGGTAAATTAATCAAGCCTTTTTTTTTACCCTCGAAGTGCAGCCACTGCCCCAAATCTCCCTGGCACACCTTCCATAATTGCAGCATCACATTCAACCACTCCCTTGGAATTTGGATACCCTCCTCTGCCAACAATGTGCCGTCCCGTGTCTACATCATCTTCAACCTCTAAGAAAATATACCTCTTATTATTGATTCAGAAAGatctattgttattatttataaaagaaagataatACCATAATATGGAAAACTATATACTTACCATGTATCACACACTTATGAATATATTTCAACACTTCCTGTAAACCTCTTAattaaataaagtttgcttaCTTTAACAAACATAGTCTTGGGAGTAATATGAAAAAGGGAACTGTAAAGGTAGTAAGAATAGTTAGTATTTTGTTTCATAAGCTTGAAAACCAGTTGTTTATCGTCCATATCCCTCATTTATTAACAATACCTGCGTTTTTCGACCACCTTTAAAGAATAAAATTTTTACGTAGTTGATTGATGAACAGTAACTTACAAACAGATGTCTATTTATATGTACCTGCAATTGCTGTTTCTACCACATCTGTAGCATTTTGTCCAGCTAG
The Carassius auratus strain Wakin chromosome 38, ASM336829v1, whole genome shotgun sequence genome window above contains:
- the zgc:153169 gene encoding N(4)-(Beta-N-acetylglucosaminyl)-L-asparaginase isoform X3; this translates as MAAVGTWSFSRPAVERMRCMLLAGQNATDVVETAIAEVEDDVDTGRHIVGRGGYPNSKGVVECDAAIMEGVPGRFGAVAALRGIAQPCRVARKVMEKSPHSLLVGDGAEAFAQELGFTSEPNANMLSDHSATAYREYLEKNKLVRGGHDTIGLIALDLSGNITVGVSTSGAPFKAPGRVGDSPLPGCGLYADHKVGAAAATGDGDKIMCYCPSFHVVQLMRQGSSPNEACQAVLADIQRRIGGDKCFELGLISLNMKPN
- the zgc:153169 gene encoding N(4)-(Beta-N-acetylglucosaminyl)-L-asparaginase isoform X1, which produces MAAVGTWSFSRPAVERMRCMLLAGQNATDVVETAIAEVEDDVDTGRHIVGRGGYPNSKGVVECDAAIMEGVPGRFGAVAALRGIAQPCRVARKVMEKSPHSLLVGDGAEAFAQELGFTSEPNANMLSDHSATAYREYLEKNKLVRGGHDTIGLIALDLSGNITVGVSTSGAPFKAPGRVGDSPLPGCGLYADHKVGAAAATGDGDKIMCYCPSFHVVQLMRQGSSPNEACQAVLADIQRRIGGDKCFELGLISLNMKGEVGAASSVEFPYTFWNQGLSSVEELVINQ
- the zgc:153169 gene encoding N(4)-(Beta-N-acetylglucosaminyl)-L-asparaginase isoform X2; translation: MAAVGTWSFSRPAVERMRCMLLAGQNATDVVETAIAEVEDDVDTGRHIVGRGGYPNSKGVVECDAAIMEGVPGRFGAVAALRGIAQPCRVARKVMEKSPHSLLVGDGAEAFAQELGFTSEPNANMLSDHSATAYREYLEKNKLVRGGHDTIGLIALDLSGNITVGVSTSGAPFKAPGRVGDSPLPGCGLYADHKVGAAAATGDGDKIMCYCPSFHVVQLMRQGSSPNEACQAVLADIQRRIGGDKCFELGLISLNMKFLSA